One part of the Coturnix japonica isolate 7356 chromosome 24, Coturnix japonica 2.1, whole genome shotgun sequence genome encodes these proteins:
- the BTG4 gene encoding protein BTG4 codes for MKDEIAATVFFITRLIKREDKLSKHKVERFAAKLTTLLFEKYKNHWYLDNPSRGQAFRCIRINKHQARDPLLEQACVESNVDFNKLGLPKEMTLWVDPFEVCCRYGEKNRPFTVAHFEGEENPELSQQINYAVDRAALDYPSGTSSDEESFSREPKAIPTVSNPNSVYQFDYCKTPVQSWSQYLHRKTHMSGSSYAQHRAYKAFRPTVAFTGPRVDRYHWINTKR; via the exons ATGAAGGATGAAATTGCTGCTACGGTCTTCTTCATCACAAGGCTGATAAAAAGGGAAGACAAGTTGAGCAAGCACAAAGTAGAGAGATTTGCAGCTAAGCTGACAACGTTGCTGTTTGAGAAGTACAAGAATCACTGGTACCTGGACAACCCATCCCGAGGACAGGCCTTCAG GTGTATAAGGATAAACAAGCATCAGGCAAGAGATCCACTGCTGGAACAAGCTTGTGTGGAGAGTAATGTGGACTTCAACAAGCTTGGGTTGCCAAAAGAGATGACGCTGTGGGTTGACCCCTTTGAAGTGTGTTGCAG GTATGGAGAGAAGAACCGGCCGTTCACGGTTGCTCACTTTGAAGGAGAGGAGAACCCAGAGCTTTCGCAGCAGATCAACTATGCTGTTGACAGAGCAGCTCTAGATTATCCTTCTGGCACCTCTTCGGATGAGGAGAGCTTCAGCAGGGAACCGAAAGCTATCCCTACTGTCAGCAATCCTAACAGTGTCTATCAG TTTGACTACTGCAAGACACCCGTACAGTCCTGGTCCCAGTATCTTCATAGGAAGACACACATGAGTGGCTCATCCTATGCCCAGCACAGGGCTTACAAAGCCTTCAGGCCAACTGTTGCTTTCACAGGACCACGTGTTGATAGATACCATTGGATCAATACCAAGCGGTAG
- the C24H11orf88 gene encoding UPF0722 protein C11orf88 homolog isoform X1, which yields MRFLLKTIFFTIILTSSALQSRQRRPQAVGQEWGHQMERGHQGTAPHSPTQPDGPLIFADSSPADVEFARIFWNTAMLPPLFESYLGPANLRHEGPSLGQTPSLGQAQTQGWTPSAAHSVQEAEAKERYRQQAKKREEILALLRKQREERIAKELISRPHKPKMRSDQVSGQKAPEADHEDQEAVKALK from the exons ATGAGGTTTTTactcaaaacaattttttttaccATCATTCTGACCAGCAGTGCCTTGCAGAGCAGGCAGCGCCGTCCtcaggctgtggggcaggagtggGGCCACCAGATGGAGAGGGGCCATCagggcacagccccacacagccccacacagcctgACGGGCCCCTCATCTTTGCTGACTCGAGCCCAGCTGATGTGGAGTTCGCCCGCATCTTCTGGAACACGGCCATGCTGCCGCCGCTGTTTGAGTCCTACCTGGGACCCGCCAACCTGAGGCATGAGGGACCTTCCCTTGGGCAGACCCCATCCCTTGGGCAGGCCCAGACCCAGGGATGGACCCCATCAGCAGCTCACAGCGTGCAGGAGgctgaagcaaaagaaagataCCGTCAGCAG GccaagaagagagaagagataTTGGCTTTGCTGaggaaacagagagaagaaaggattgCG aaagagttgATTTCTCGTCCACATAAACCAAAGATGAGAAGTGACCAAGTGAG TGGGCAGAAGGCGCCTGAAGCAGATCATGAGGACCAGGAAGCAGTGAAGGCCCTCAAGTAG
- the C24H11orf88 gene encoding UPF0722 protein C11orf88 homolog isoform X2 codes for MERGHQGTAPHSPTQPDGPLIFADSSPADVEFARIFWNTAMLPPLFESYLGPANLRHEGPSLGQTPSLGQAQTQGWTPSAAHSVQEAEAKERYRQQAKKREEILALLRKQREERIAKELISRPHKPKMRSDQVSGQKAPEADHEDQEAVKALK; via the exons ATGGAGAGGGGCCATCagggcacagccccacacagccccacacagcctgACGGGCCCCTCATCTTTGCTGACTCGAGCCCAGCTGATGTGGAGTTCGCCCGCATCTTCTGGAACACGGCCATGCTGCCGCCGCTGTTTGAGTCCTACCTGGGACCCGCCAACCTGAGGCATGAGGGACCTTCCCTTGGGCAGACCCCATCCCTTGGGCAGGCCCAGACCCAGGGATGGACCCCATCAGCAGCTCACAGCGTGCAGGAGgctgaagcaaaagaaagataCCGTCAGCAG GccaagaagagagaagagataTTGGCTTTGCTGaggaaacagagagaagaaaggattgCG aaagagttgATTTCTCGTCCACATAAACCAAAGATGAGAAGTGACCAAGTGAG TGGGCAGAAGGCGCCTGAAGCAGATCATGAGGACCAGGAAGCAGTGAAGGCCCTCAAGTAG
- the DDX6 gene encoding probable ATP-dependent RNA helicase DDX6, with the protein MSTARTENPVIMGLSSQNGQLRGPVKPSGGPGGGGTQTQQQMNQLKNANTINNGTQQQAQSMTTTIKPGDDWKKTLKLPPKDLRIKTSDVTSTKGNEFEDYCLKRELLMGIFEMGWEKPSPIQEESIPIALSGRDILARAKNGTGKSGAYLIPLLERLDLKKDNIQAMVIVPTRELALQVSQICIQVSKHMGGAKVMATTGGTNLRDDIMRLDDTVHVVIATPGRILDLIKKGVAKVEHVQMIVLDEADKLLSQDFVQIMEDIILTLPKNRQILLYSATFPLSVQKFMNSHLQKPYEINLMEELTLKGVTQYYAYVTERQKVHCLNTLFSRLQINQSIIFCNSSQRVELLAKKISQLGYSCFYIHAKMRQEHRNRVFHDFRNGLCRNLVCTDLFTRGIDIQAVNVVINFDFPKLAETYLHRIGRSGRFGHLGLAINLITYDDRFNLKSIEEQLGTEIKPIPSNIDKSLYVAEYHSEPVEDEKQ; encoded by the exons ATGAGCACGGCCAGAACAGAGAACCCTGTTATAATGGGTCTATCCAGTCAGAACGGGCAGTTGAGAGGCCCTGTGAAACCCAGCGGGGGCCCAGGAGGTGGAGGCACACAGACTCAGCAACAGATGAACCAGCTGAAAAATGCCAACACAATTAACAATGGCACCCAACAGCAAGCACAGAGCATGACCACCACTATTAA aCCTGGCGATGACTGGAAGAAGACTTTAAAACTCCCTCCAAAGGATTTGAGAATCAAAACTTCT GACGTGACCTCCacaaaaggaaatgagtttGAAGATTACTGTTTGAAACGGGAGTTGCTGATGGGAATTTTTGAAATGGGCTGGGAAAAGCCATCTCCTATTCAG GAGGAGAGCATCCCCATTGCTTTGTCTGGTAGGGATATCTTGGCTAGAGCGAAAAATGGAACAGGCAAGAGTGGAGCCTACCTCATTCCCTTACTTGAACGGCTAGACTTAAAGAAGGACAACATACAAG CAATGGTGATCGTTCCCACCCGTGAACTAGCCCTGCAGGTCAGTCAAATCTGTATCCAAGTCAGCAAACACATGGGAGGTGCCAAAGTGATGGCAACAACAGGAGGAACCAATTTACGAGATGACATAATGAGGCTTGATGATACAG TGCATGTGGTGATAGCTACCCCTGGAAGAATTCTCGATCTCATCAAGAAGGGAGTAGCAAAAGTTGAGCATGTCCAGATGATAGTATTGGATGAG GCAGATAAGTTGCTGTCTCAAGATTTTGTTCAAATAATGGAAGACATTATTCTCACGCTACCTAAAAACAGACAGATTTTGCTCTACTCAGCCACTTTCCCTCTGAGTGTACAGAAGTTCATG aattCCCATTTGCAGAAACCCTATGAGATTAATCTGATGGAGGAGCTGACCTTGAAGGGAGTTACCCAGTACTATGCCTATGTAACTGAGCGTCAGAAGGTTCACTGCCTCAATACGCTGTTTTCCAGG CTCCAGATCAACCAGTCGATCATTTTCTGCAACTCCTCTCAACGGGTTGAATTGCTAGCCAAAAAGATCTCCCAGCTGGGCTATTCCTGCTTCTATATCCATGCTAAAATGAGGCAG GAGCATCGCAACCGCGTGTTCCACGATTTCCGAAATGGCTTATGCCGCAATCTTGTTTGCACTG ATCTGTTTACCCGAGGTATTGATATCCAAGCTGTGAATGTGGTGATAAACTTTGATTTTCCAAAGCTGGCAGAGACTTATCTCCATCGTATTGGCAGATCAG gTCGCTTTGGACATCTTGGCCTGGCCATCAACTTGATCACCTACGATGATCGATTCAACCTGAAAAGTAttgaggagcagctgggaacTGAAATAAAGCCCATACCAAGCAACATTGACAAGAGCCTTTACGTGGCAGAATATCACAGTGAACCTGTAGAAGATGAGAAACAGTAA
- the CXCR5 gene encoding C-X-C chemokine receptor type 5 isoform X1, with translation MGPVSYSSETYDLSQVELSGYYEAENSTPSLEGYFCFNPASSVVGNQRDPFRKVFIPLAYLLMFLLGTVGNALVLVILERFKRSRTTTENFLFHLTLANLALLLTFPFSVVESLAGWVFGTFLCKILSAVHKINFYCSSMLLGCIAVDRYLAIVYAIHTYRKRRARSIHLTCTAIWLSSLLLTLPDLIFMEVWTDESNRSICYFPEAGIHGNNVWLATRFLYHSVGFFMPLLVMCYCYTAIVRALCQSQRLQRQKAVRVAILVTGVFLLCWSPYHIVIFLNTLTKLEAFTKNCLLEDQLDTAIMVTEAIGFTHCCLNPIIYAFIGVKFRNDFFRILHELGCINQETLQEILEVTRKGCGIESDNTTSISTF, from the exons ATGGGGCCTGTCAGCTACTCATCGGAGACCTACGACTTG AGCCAGGTGGAGCTGAGCGGTTACTACGAGGCTGAGAACAGCACTCCTTCTTTGGAAGGCTACTTTTGCTTCAATCCAGCCTCATCTGTGGTTGGCAACCAGAGAGACCCCTTCAGGAAGGTCTTCATACCGCTCGCCTATCTGCTGATGTTCCTGTTGGGAACTGTGGGCAATGCCCTGGTCCTGGTCATTTTAGAGAGGTTCAAACGGTCTCGAACAACCACGGAAAACTTCCTCTTCCACCTCACCCTGGCCAACCTGGCGCTGCTGCTCACCTTCCCCTTCAGCGTGGTTGAAAGCCTAGCTGGGTGGGTATTCGGGACCTTCCTCTGCAAGATCCTCAGTGCTGTCCACAAGATCAATTTCTACTGCAGCAGcatgctgctgggctgcatcGCGGTGGATCGCTACTTGGCCATCGTGTATGCAATCCACACCTACCGCAAGCGCAGAGCTCGCTCCATCCACCTCACCTGCACGGCCATCtggctctcctccctgctcctcaccTTACCCGATCTCATCTTCATGGAAGTCTGGACAGATGAGAGCAACCGCAGCATCTGCTATTTTCCAGAAGCTGGGATTCATGGCAACAACGTGTGGCTGGCAACTCGTTTCCTGTACCACAGCGTGGGTTTCTTCATGCCCCTGCTGGTCATGTGTTACTGCTACACGGCCATCGTCCGTGCTCTGTGTCAGTCCCAGCGCCTGCAAAGGCAGAAAGCTGTCCGTGTAGCCATCCTGGTCACCGGTgtgttcctgctctgctggagcccGTACCACATCGTCATCTTTCTGAACACCCTTACCAAGCTGGAAGCCTTCACCAAGAACTGCCTCCTGGAAGATCAGCTGGACACCGCCATCATGGTGACAGAGGCCATTGGCTTCACGCACTGCTGCCTCAACCCCATCATTTATGCCTTTATTGGGGTCAAGTTCCGTAACGACTTCTTCCGTATCCTGCACGAGCTGGGCTGCATAAACCAGGAGACCCTACAGGAGATCCTGGAGGTGACGAGGAAGGGCTGCGGAATCGAGTCTGACAACACCACCTCTATTTCCACTTTCTAA
- the CXCR5 gene encoding C-X-C chemokine receptor type 5 isoform X2, which yields MFIFNSSLSVPTHTCSSEMHMRGCLRYSSAHTSSARSEWLTSQVELSGYYEAENSTPSLEGYFCFNPASSVVGNQRDPFRKVFIPLAYLLMFLLGTVGNALVLVILERFKRSRTTTENFLFHLTLANLALLLTFPFSVVESLAGWVFGTFLCKILSAVHKINFYCSSMLLGCIAVDRYLAIVYAIHTYRKRRARSIHLTCTAIWLSSLLLTLPDLIFMEVWTDESNRSICYFPEAGIHGNNVWLATRFLYHSVGFFMPLLVMCYCYTAIVRALCQSQRLQRQKAVRVAILVTGVFLLCWSPYHIVIFLNTLTKLEAFTKNCLLEDQLDTAIMVTEAIGFTHCCLNPIIYAFIGVKFRNDFFRILHELGCINQETLQEILEVTRKGCGIESDNTTSISTF from the exons ATGTTCATCTTCAACTCATCTCTGTCTGTTCCCACCCACACTTGTAGCTCGGAGATGCACATGAGAGGATGCCTCAGATACAGCTCTGCGCACACTTCCTCTGCCCGCAGCGAGTGGCTTACA AGCCAGGTGGAGCTGAGCGGTTACTACGAGGCTGAGAACAGCACTCCTTCTTTGGAAGGCTACTTTTGCTTCAATCCAGCCTCATCTGTGGTTGGCAACCAGAGAGACCCCTTCAGGAAGGTCTTCATACCGCTCGCCTATCTGCTGATGTTCCTGTTGGGAACTGTGGGCAATGCCCTGGTCCTGGTCATTTTAGAGAGGTTCAAACGGTCTCGAACAACCACGGAAAACTTCCTCTTCCACCTCACCCTGGCCAACCTGGCGCTGCTGCTCACCTTCCCCTTCAGCGTGGTTGAAAGCCTAGCTGGGTGGGTATTCGGGACCTTCCTCTGCAAGATCCTCAGTGCTGTCCACAAGATCAATTTCTACTGCAGCAGcatgctgctgggctgcatcGCGGTGGATCGCTACTTGGCCATCGTGTATGCAATCCACACCTACCGCAAGCGCAGAGCTCGCTCCATCCACCTCACCTGCACGGCCATCtggctctcctccctgctcctcaccTTACCCGATCTCATCTTCATGGAAGTCTGGACAGATGAGAGCAACCGCAGCATCTGCTATTTTCCAGAAGCTGGGATTCATGGCAACAACGTGTGGCTGGCAACTCGTTTCCTGTACCACAGCGTGGGTTTCTTCATGCCCCTGCTGGTCATGTGTTACTGCTACACGGCCATCGTCCGTGCTCTGTGTCAGTCCCAGCGCCTGCAAAGGCAGAAAGCTGTCCGTGTAGCCATCCTGGTCACCGGTgtgttcctgctctgctggagcccGTACCACATCGTCATCTTTCTGAACACCCTTACCAAGCTGGAAGCCTTCACCAAGAACTGCCTCCTGGAAGATCAGCTGGACACCGCCATCATGGTGACAGAGGCCATTGGCTTCACGCACTGCTGCCTCAACCCCATCATTTATGCCTTTATTGGGGTCAAGTTCCGTAACGACTTCTTCCGTATCCTGCACGAGCTGGGCTGCATAAACCAGGAGACCCTACAGGAGATCCTGGAGGTGACGAGGAAGGGCTGCGGAATCGAGTCTGACAACACCACCTCTATTTCCACTTTCTAA